The Coccidioides posadasii str. Silveira chromosome 2, complete sequence genomic interval CTCGCTCTTTCTTCAATCTCGCAAAGACCCGGCGCCCGGCAGCTTGTGTGGTGAGTGGGCTGAAGTTGCATATGATGACGGCTGTGGGTGAGATGAGGAGGCACGTCAATCCACCATGCAGGTTGCTCATGCTGACGAATGGTTTGTCCGATAACTTAGCAACGGCACAGTCCCCTGGGAAGATATTCCTCGTCTTGTTATGGATGGTGATGGAGAATTTTTCATCTAAGTCCAAGGGTCGCTGTAGCATTTTGGTGCAGGATCCTATTTGCTTAAGAAGTTTGAGCATGGAATGTGATTTACTCCACAATAACCATTGACGGAACCGTGGTGTGTTGATATGGAAGATTATGATGGGGAATCAGCGGTGCGTAGATGTTTCAACTGCCCATCTTATACTGGGAGCAGAAGAGAAATTAGCACCTCTGTTGCCACCATGAGGCACTGAGTTCTTCCAAAGGTCAGTGGAAGATGAAGTGGAATAGTACTTATCCCAATGTGACATGCAGCACCCTggccaaagaaaacaaataTTACGAGGGGTGCATAATGAAAGGGGGATATAATCATTTGCTTTAGGGTAGTGGACTGAAACAGTAAAGATATTTCGTCACAAAGTAAAATATACTGAAATCTTTAAAGGCAGGCAACCACAGTATGTCCCTCAGTACATCAAGCAACAGGGGTCGCAGTGGCAGCAACAATGGTGAAAGTGGTGGCTGTAGCCCGCAAAAGGCATCTAGTTAAGAGCATCTTCTGGCACCTTAGTAGAATAAACCCCATCCTCCAACACAAAGGAATAATGAATGCCAAATTTCCCATACAAAAACCAAATCGTAACTGCATCATGGATCATAAAAAGGGAAACTCCAAGACTCCATGACATCAGGGTCACACACACGGCAagcaagggaaaaaaaaaaaaagaaaaagaataagcCCTATCTAAATGAACACACCATCTCCAGATGATGGAGCGTAAAATTCACATCCTAACCAGGCTTCTTCGGCTCTTTCTCTCAACTCTGCCAGTATCTGCTCCCTGGGGCTGGCACCATCCATCAAGGACTCCTTAACATGAATGATATAGATCCGAAGGCCATGTAATGGTGGCACCTGGTCCACTGGACTCGGTTGCTCAATGCTTATCCGCTCACTTTCGGGTTCCAAAGATGCTGGCTGAGCTTGAACTTTGGTCTCATCTTGTTTTGCTGGTCTAGATGTAGCGATCTCTGCTTCACTCTTGGACGGTTTACGAGGGCGTAATGATTTTGGACTTAGCGGTTGCTCCGTTAATTCAGAAGGCAGGCCCGGGGCGGATTCTCGCCTTTTGCGTTTTCTAGATTCGGAGGACTCCTTTCGCCGCTTCTGGCAACCTAGCACTTTGCTGGCCAACGCTGATAGTTCCAGGATGAGATGACGGGGACACAGATGTCCATACAACGAGCCGTCTTCAACTGAATCAGAGTAAGAGCATTCGATAAAGATTGCGCGGAGCGAGCCAGAAGCGATCTTTGGAGCGGCAGCCTCCCATACCCCGGCATTTCGAGGTTCCAAAGAAATCGAATCTGGCTCAACATCACCGAAAATGATGACCTCAGCTCCCGTCAATTGGTCCCTGATGAAAAATGCAGAGCTCTCCACCGTCGCCAAGGCTGCATCTTTCCCAGAATTACCATAATGCGCCGGAGAGAATGTCCTGGAGTGGCGTAAGAACCAGGAGCTTTTAAAAACGGGGCGGGCAGCCGAGACTCACCTAAGTTCCGATGCATCTATTGATACTCGACGAGATGGAAGCAGCACCGACTCGGTCGTGAAGACTGCGCTCTCTGCTCGATGGTGTTTTCCGGTCTCCGGGTTGTACCGTTGTTTGCATGATCCATGGCTGACGGCCATACACTTTGTAACCAGACCTTCGCAGACCTTGACATAGCCTTTTCCCTCTCCACGCCCCAGTCGCATGTTTCCGCCATCGACCAATCGCTGGTATGTTATCATGCCGGCACCTCCATCTTCATCAGAGAGATTTG includes:
- the PDE1 gene encoding 3',5'-cyclic-nucleotide phosphodiesterase pde1 (EggNog:ENOG410PFC9~COG:T~BUSCO:6204at33183), which codes for MPRRAAEGGGKAVQRASSRGDSAFQVIILGSSGGPCEDDVTGLLVRSTATNWSKNSVVAVDAGILMSGIGRILERYTTIERDEKTKIERPTISGGPFVGLDIPNLTARANAAYIFREIIASILVTHPHLDHVSGLAMNTPAVEFQSGPKTVTALPSAIAALKNHVFNDITWPNLSDEDGGAGMITYQRLVDGGNMRLGRGEGKGYVKVCEGLVTKCMAVSHGSCKQRYNPETGKHHRAESAVFTTESVLLPSRRVSIDASELRTFSPAHYGNSGKDAALATVESSAFFIRDQLTGAEVIIFGDVEPDSISLEPRNAGVWEAAAPKIASGSLRAIFIECSYSDSVEDGSLYGHLCPRHLILELSALASKVLGCQKRRKESSESRKRKRRESAPGLPSELTEQPLSPKSLRPRKPSKSEAEIATSRPAKQDETKVQAQPASLEPESERISIEQPSPVDQVPPLHGLRIYIIHVKESLMDGASPREQILAELRERAEEAWLGCEFYAPSSGDGVFI